One window of Cydia pomonella isolate Wapato2018A chromosome 7, ilCydPomo1, whole genome shotgun sequence genomic DNA carries:
- the LOC133519805 gene encoding lipase 3-like, which translates to MISKILIWSVFFTFAPTRGQLLNLLLPQTVNPARVLSGNRTQTADKAADVFDGKFATNVLHLLSSVTKIVAKTIGSEEDVLDLLDNNILTSTRSNFVIDFDTGRRNEDCRLSCVQLIRKYGYSVETHETVTEDGYVLTLMRIPNDGPVVFLMHGVFGSADDFLLSGPDSSIAYFLAREGYDVWLGNARGSKHSRRHQYLTTSSAKFWDISWHEIGYYDLPAMIDYTLNKTGQIKLRYIGFSQGTTCFWVMASERPAYNEKVSLMIALAPIGYLYNIKSPFARVLHLIPIIINIFSSSVGSKLYMRRMCGGKGSMESLLCQYVVIFVAGFNLAHLNITYLPAVLSHSPTSASVKQCVHYAQGIVSGKFRRFDYGVTENMHRYGSREPPDYKLTNINATVALIYSDGDWLSDDRDVEKLLTKLPKVVKAYKIERENFTHLDYVYAKNPKDLIHKRIMKLLSRY; encoded by the coding sequence ATGATCTCGAAGATACTTATTTGGTCTGTCTTTTTTACTTTTGCTCCGACACGCGGGCAGCTACTCAATCTATTGTTGCCACAGACTGTGAATCCAGCCAGGGTTTTGTCTGGAAACCGGACCCAAACAGCTGATAAAGCCGCTGATGTTTTCGATGGAAAATTTGCTACAAATGTCCTCCACTTGCTCAGCAGTGTAACCAAGATCGTAGCTAAAACCATCGGCTCCGAGGAGGACGTTCTCGACCTTTTGGACAACAACATCCTGACATCTACGCGTAGTAATTTCGTGATAGACTTCGATACCGGTCGCCGTAACGAAGACTGTCGACTCAGCTGCGTTCAACTTATCAGAAAATATGGATACTCAGTGGAGACTCACGAAACGGTCACTGAAGATGGATACGTCCTCACTCTGATGAGAATACCTAATGACGGTCCGGTAGTATTCCTGATGCATGGAGTGTTTGGAAGTGCTGACGACTTTTTGCTGTCTGGACCCGATAGTAGTATCGCGTATTTCCTGGCTAGAGAAGGCTACGATGTGTGGCTAGGTAACGCTCGCGGCTCCAAACATTCTCGACGACACCAGTACCTAACGACCTCTTCAGCCAAATTCTGGGATATTTCCTGGCACGAGATTGGATATTACGACCTACCAGCGATGATAGATTACACTTTGAACAAAACGGGCCAAATAAAGTTAAGATATATCGGATTTTCGCAAGGCACCACATGTTTCTGGGTGATGGCTTCCGAGCGCCCCGCGTACAATGAAAAAGTATCTCTCATGATCGCATTAGCACCTATAGGTTACTTATACAACATAAAGTCGCCTTTTGCACGAGTGTTGCATTTGATTCCgattattataaacattttctcCTCGAGTGTAGGTAGTAAGCTTTACATGCGACGAATGTGTGGTGGTAAGGGGTCAATGGAGTCTTTACTCTGCCAATATGTCGTAATATTTGTTGCTGGATTCAACCTGGCGCATTTGAACATAACGTATCTGCCGGCAGTCCTCAGTCATTCGCCAACCAGTGCATCGGTAAAGCAATGTGTACATTACGCGCAAGGTATCGTATCGGGGAAATTTAGGAGGTTCGATTATGGCGTTACTGAGAATATGCATCGATATGGGTCTCGAGAGCCGCCTGAttacaaactaacaaatataaaCGCGACTGTCGCTTTAATTTATAGTGATGGTGACTGGCTATCGGATGATCGCGACGTAGAGAAGCTTTTAACAAAATTGCCAAAAGTGGTCAAAGCCTATAAAATTGAACGCGAAAACTTTACCCATCTTGATTACGTGTACGCTAAAAATCCAAAAGATTTGATTCATAAGCGAATAATGAAATTGTTATCTCGGTATTAA
- the LOC133519808 gene encoding uncharacterized protein LOC133519808, whose amino-acid sequence MASDPDDFDQNIENLKATVKQSFARIYASLKARELKTLRQLDAIRKQCQNDNDLKRNCVQNIHISYDNESTLLDNVSNYGLIDLEKLNFDNSIFTLEEYVSPNDDHMYSYKTIGELSNETDENLAIEEAALRQLTRTENCVCYVNIRTEEVSKQFREVIIDPVPVMPPQEPECVENKEAISENVTEDEKSDSSDPEVVKIDPTDDWLNSIKSQTETEPSQVSDVMEHSTITCS is encoded by the exons ATGGCGAGTGACCCAGATGATTTTgatcaaaatattgaaaac TTAAAAGCAACAGTAAAACAGTCATTCGCTCGCATTTACGCCTCTCTAAAGGCGAGGGAACTCAAGACGCTGAGGCAGCTCGACGCTATACGTAAACAATGCCAAAACGACAATGATCTGAAGCGGAACTGTGTTCAAAATATCCATATATCTTATGACAATGAGTCCACATTACTAGATAATGTAAGTAATTACGGTTTAATCGATTTAGAAAagcttaattttgataatagtaTATTTACTCTGGAAGAGTACGTAAGTCCGAATGATGACCACATGTACTCCTATAAAACTATCGGGGAATTGAGTAACGAAACGGATGAAAATTTGGCTATAGAAGAGGCAGCTCTGAGACAGTTGACTAGAACGGAGAATTGTGTGTGTTACGTGAACATAAGAACTGAGGAAGTTTCCAAACAGTTCAGAGAAGTTATAATTGATCCTGTACCGGTTATGCCACCGCAAGAGCCTGAATGTGTAGAAAATAAAGAAGCAATCAGTGAGAACGTTACAGAAGATGAAAAGAGTGACAGTTCTGATCCTGAAGTAGTTAAGATAGATCCTACCGATGATTGGTTGAATTCCATAAAGAGTCAAACCGAGACCGAGCCTTCGCAAGTAAGTGACGTAATGGAGCACAGTACAATAACTTGCTCTTAG